From the Zonotrichia leucophrys gambelii isolate GWCS_2022_RI chromosome 10, RI_Zleu_2.0, whole genome shotgun sequence genome, one window contains:
- the CILP gene encoding cartilage intermediate layer protein 1 isoform X3 — protein sequence MGHVNADCDTCMCEDATLHGKVSLEDGSPAADARVYLQAKKLKLLTMADNRGMFRIPGVCPDGKNTLKIKKAKYATATVTVPESNRRNLAIQVQLHRSGKPYVFRSPEDKARRVGQSVSLCCDARGSPAPDRYLWYHNGSLLDPSLYKYKNNLILKNLKREQSGEYFCKASSAGGSAKSQVAKLAVIGRQEAACDSQPQSHLIRLPHDCFQKATNSFYYDVGKCPAKTCVGKLDKGLRCKDNVSYCCGVSKMETRDISCDGYTLPTKVIVECGCKICTETKIMVRGRATAADNGEPLRFGHIYMGNKRVSMTGYKGTFSIHVPADMERLVLTFVDRLQKFVNTTKVLPFKENGGAVFHEIKLLRKKAPVTLESTETNVISLGEMEEDDPIAELEIPPNAFYRKNGEVYSGKVKASVTFLDPRNISTAPVTQSDLNFVDEEGDVFPLRTYGMFSVDFTDERGTESLNAEKVKVHLDAAQVKMPEHVQEMKLWSLNPETGLWEEEGDFNLEKSTRRKREERTFLVGNMEIKERRLFNLDVPESRRCYVKVRAYRSERFLQSEQIQGVVISIINLEPEPGFSSNPRAWGRFDSVVTGPNGACVPAFCDEQNPEAYGAYILASLGGEELEAVPSAPKLNPAAIGVPQPYLNKLNYRRTDHEDPNIKKTAFSINMAKPSPNSPEENNGPIYAYENLSECEEAPHSAAHFRFYRIEGDRYDFNTVPFNEDDLMSWTDDYLAWWPKPMEFRACYIKVKINGPQEVNVRSRNMGGTHPRTIGQLYGIRDVRSIRDPQQRDVSAACLEFKCSGMLFDQDRVDRTLVKVIPQGNCRRVSVNSMLHEYLVNHLPMATNNDTSEYTMLAPLDPLGHNYGIYTVTDQDPRIAKEIALGRCFDGTSDGTSRIMKSDVGIGLTFTCSERSPTEQSIFQSQRNLGQQSPRDSGRQSPRDPGRQSPRDPGRQSPRDPGRQSPRDPGRQSPRDPGRQSPRDPGRQSPRDPGRQSPRDPGRQSPRDWSQQSPRDSGQQSLGDLGWQSPRDSGRQPPRDWSQQSILVLPGQSPVYQRPPASRRNNQARIPMTGQRPTY from the exons ATGGGCCATGTCAACGCTGACTGTGACACTTGCATGTGTGAGGATGCCACGCTGCATGGGAAGGTGTCTCTCGAGGATGGGTCACCTGCTGCCGATGCCCGGGTCTACCTGCAAGCCAAGAAACTCAAGCTGTTGACAATGGCTGATAACAGAGGCATGTTTAGGATCCCAGGGGTTTGTCCTGATGGCAAAAACACCCTTAAAATAAAGAAAGCCAAATATGCAACAGCGACTGTCACCGTGCCCGAGAGCAACCGGAGAAACCTGGCGATCCAAGTGCAGCTGCACCGATCAG gcaAACCCTATGTTTTCAGGAGCCCTGAGGACAAAGCCAGGAGAGTGGGACAGAGTGTGTCACTCTGCTGCGACGCCCGAGGGAGCCCAGCTCCCGACCGCTACCTCTG GTACCACAATGGCTCACTGCTGGACCCCTCCTTGTACAAATATAAAAACAACCTGATTCTGAAGAACCTGAAGAGAGAACAGTCAGGAGAGTATTTCTGCAaggccagcagtgctggggggtCAGCAAAGTCCCAAGTTGCCAAGCTGGCTGTCATAG GAAGACAAGAGGCAGCCTGTGACTCCCAACCCCAAAGCCACCTCATCCGACTTCCTCACGATTGCTTCCAAAAAGCAACAAACTCCTTCTATTACGACGTGGGCAAGTGCCCAGCAAAGACCTGTGTGGGGAAGCTGGATAAGGGACTTCGGTGTAAGGACAATGTCTCCTACTGCTGTGGGGTATCCAAGATGGAaaccagggacatctcctgcGATGGCTACACGCTCCCCACTAAAGTCATCGTTGAATGCGGTTGCAAAATATGCACCGAGACCAAAATAATGGTTCgaggcagagccacagcagcagataatggTGAGCCACTGAGGTTTGGCCACATCTACATGGGGAACAAGAGAGTGAGTATGACTGGCTACAAGGGAACCTTCTCCATCCACGTCCCAGCAGATATGGAGAGACTGGTTCTAACTTTTGTGGACCGGCTGCAGAAGTTTGTAAACACAACAAAAGTTCTGCCCTTCAAGGAAAATGGAGGTGCTGTATTTCATGAGATCAAGCTACTGAGAAAGAAAGCCCCTGTTACACTGGAATCCACCGAAACCAATGTGATTTCTTTAGGGGAAATGGAAGAAGATGATCCAATTGCTGAATTAGAAATTCCTCCCAATGCATTTTATAGGAAAAATGGAGAGGTCTACAGTGGCAAAGTGAAAGCCAGTGTGACATTTCTGGACCCAAGAAACATCTCTACAGCCCCTGTGACACAAAGTGACCTGAACTTTGTAGATGAGGAAGGAGACGTATTTCCGCTCCGCACGTACGGCATGTTTTCTGTGGACTTCACAGATGAACGGGGCACTGAGTCCCTCAATGCAGAAAAGGTGAAGGTTCATTTGGATGCTGCTCAGGTCAAGATGCCAGAGCATGTGCAAGAGATGAAGCTTTGGTCCCTGAACCCAGAgacagggctgtgggaggaagAAGGGGACTTCAACCTTGAGAAAAGCACACGGCGCAAAAGGGAGGAGAGAACCTTTTTGGTTGGGAACATGGAGATCAAAGAAAGGCGTCTTTTTAACCTGGATGTCCCTGAGAGCAGACGGTGCTACGTCAAAGTACGAGCCTACAGAAGTGAGCGATTTCTGCAAAGTGAGCAGATCCAAGGGGTTGTGATTTCTATTATAAACTTGGAGCCAGAACCAGGGTTCTCCTCCAATCCCAGAGCATGGGGCCGTTTTGACAGCGTAGTCACTGGTCCCAATGGTGCCTGTGTGCCCGCCTTCTGCGATGAGCAAAACCCCGAAGCCTACGGAGCTTACATCTTGGCAAGCCTGGGGGGTGAAGAGCTCGaagctgtgccctctgctcccaaaCTCAACCCTGCTGCTATTGGGGTCCCACAGCCATACCTCAACAAGCTTAACTACAGGAGGACAGACCATGAGGACCCCAACATCAAGAAAACAGCATTCAGCATTAACATGGCCAAGCCAAGCCCTAATTCCCCAGAAGAGAACAATGGCCCTATTTATGCCTATGAAAACCTCAGTGAATGCGAGGAAGCTCCACACAGTGCTGCTCACTTCAGGTTTTACAGGATAGAAGGAGACCGGTATGACTTCAATACTGTTCCCTTCAATGAAGATGACCTCATGAGCTGGACTGATGACTACCTGGCATGGTGGCCCAAGCCCATGGAATTTAGAGCCTGCTacattaaagtaaaaataaacgGACCCCAAGAAGTGAATGTAAGATCTCGTAACATGGGTGGGACGCACCCACGCACCATCGGCCAGCTGTACGGCATCCGGGACGTGCGCAGCATCCGCGACCCCCAGCAGCGGGACGTGTCGGCAGCCTGCCTGGAGTTCAAGTGCAGCGGAATGCTCTTCGACCAGGACCGCGTGGACCGCACGCTCGTCAAAGTGATCCCACAAGGCAACTGCCGCCGAGTGAGCGTCAACAGCATGCTCCACGAGTACCTGGTGAACCACCTCCCCATGGCCACCAACAACGACACCAGCGAGTACACAATGCTGGCACCTCTTGACCCGCTGGGACACAACTACGGCATCTACACAGTCACTGATCAAGACCCGAGGATCGCCAAGGAAATTGCCCTGGGCAGGTGTTTTGATGGCACGTCTGATGGCACATCCAGAATCATGAAGAGCGATGTCGGCATTGGGTTGACTTTCACCTGTTCAGAGAGGAGCCCGACAGAGCAAAGCATCTTCCAGTCTCAGAGGAACTTGGGCCAGCAGTCTCCGAGGGACTCAGGCCGGCAGTCTCCGAGGGACCCGGGCCGGCAATCTCCGAGGGACCCGGGCCGGCAGTCTCCGAGGGACCCGGGCCGGCAGTCTCCGAGGGACCCGGGCCGGCAGTCTCCAAGGGACCCGGGCCGGCAGTCTCCAAGGGACCCGGGCCGGCAGTCTCCAAGGGACCCGGGCCGGCAATCTCCGAGGGACCCGGGCCGGCAATCTCCGAGGGACTGGAGCCAGCAGTCTCCGAGGGACTCGGGTCAGCAGTCTTTGGGGGACTTGGGCTGGCAGTCTCCACGGGACTCGGGCCGGCAGCCTCCGAGGGACTGGAGCCAGCAGTCCATCCTGGTTCTGCCAGGGCAAAGCCCTGTGTACCAGAGGCCACCGGCAAGCCGCCGTAACAACCAAGCCAGGATCCCGATGACGGGTCAACGTCCCACCTACTAG
- the CILP gene encoding cartilage intermediate layer protein 1 isoform X1, whose amino-acid sequence MVTMKGWILLLLWGATSVLGEGQRILKPALSRIQIGQRTFSPLVMLSLESTRSSSRRGDPTFAYVRRSPLVQDSKRFLSPWSKWSECSAKCGQTGVQKRTRSCLAEPLWGVHCNEATEEGRLCIGHVCSACNITCPMGHVNADCDTCMCEDATLHGKVSLEDGSPAADARVYLQAKKLKLLTMADNRGMFRIPGVCPDGKNTLKIKKAKYATATVTVPESNRRNLAIQVQLHRSGKPYVFRSPEDKARRVGQSVSLCCDARGSPAPDRYLWYHNGSLLDPSLYKYKNNLILKNLKREQSGEYFCKASSAGGSAKSQVAKLAVIGRQEAACDSQPQSHLIRLPHDCFQKATNSFYYDVGKCPAKTCVGKLDKGLRCKDNVSYCCGVSKMETRDISCDGYTLPTKVIVECGCKICTETKIMVRGRATAADNGEPLRFGHIYMGNKRVSMTGYKGTFSIHVPADMERLVLTFVDRLQKFVNTTKVLPFKENGGAVFHEIKLLRKKAPVTLESTETNVISLGEMEEDDPIAELEIPPNAFYRKNGEVYSGKVKASVTFLDPRNISTAPVTQSDLNFVDEEGDVFPLRTYGMFSVDFTDERGTESLNAEKVKVHLDAAQVKMPEHVQEMKLWSLNPETGLWEEEGDFNLEKSTRRKREERTFLVGNMEIKERRLFNLDVPESRRCYVKVRAYRSERFLQSEQIQGVVISIINLEPEPGFSSNPRAWGRFDSVVTGPNGACVPAFCDEQNPEAYGAYILASLGGEELEAVPSAPKLNPAAIGVPQPYLNKLNYRRTDHEDPNIKKTAFSINMAKPSPNSPEENNGPIYAYENLSECEEAPHSAAHFRFYRIEGDRYDFNTVPFNEDDLMSWTDDYLAWWPKPMEFRACYIKVKINGPQEVNVRSRNMGGTHPRTIGQLYGIRDVRSIRDPQQRDVSAACLEFKCSGMLFDQDRVDRTLVKVIPQGNCRRVSVNSMLHEYLVNHLPMATNNDTSEYTMLAPLDPLGHNYGIYTVTDQDPRIAKEIALGRCFDGTSDGTSRIMKSDVGIGLTFTCSERSPTEQSIFQSQRNLGQQSPRDSGRQSPRDPGRQSPRDPGRQSPRDPGRQSPRDPGRQSPRDPGRQSPRDPGRQSPRDPGRQSPRDPGRQSPRDWSQQSPRDSGQQSLGDLGWQSPRDSGRQPPRDWSQQSILVLPGQSPVYQRPPASRRNNQARIPMTGQRPTY is encoded by the exons ATGGTCACCATGAAAGGCTggatcctcctcctcctctggggaGCCACGTCTGTTTTAGGTGAAG GACAAAGGATTCTGAAACCAGCCCTCAGCAGGATCCAGATAGGACAGAGAACCTTCAGCCCGTTGGTAATGCTCAGCTTGGAGA GTACGAGGAGCAGCTCTCGCCGGGGAGACCCCACCTTCGCCTACGTCAGACGCA GTCCACTGGTGCAAGATTCAAAAAGGTTTTTGTCTCCATGGTCGAAATGGAGCGAGTGCTCAGCCAAGTGTGGCCAAACCGGGGTGCAGAAGCGCACCAGATCCTGCCTGGCCGAGCCTCTCTGGGGCGTGCACTGTAATGAAGCAACTGAGGAAGGGCGGCTCTGCATTGGACATGTTTGCTCAG CCTGCAACATCACCTGCCCCATGGGCCATGTCAACGCTGACTGTGACACTTGCATGTGTGAGGATGCCACGCTGCATGGGAAGGTGTCTCTCGAGGATGGGTCACCTGCTGCCGATGCCCGGGTCTACCTGCAAGCCAAGAAACTCAAGCTGTTGACAATGGCTGATAACAGAGGCATGTTTAGGATCCCAGGGGTTTGTCCTGATGGCAAAAACACCCTTAAAATAAAGAAAGCCAAATATGCAACAGCGACTGTCACCGTGCCCGAGAGCAACCGGAGAAACCTGGCGATCCAAGTGCAGCTGCACCGATCAG gcaAACCCTATGTTTTCAGGAGCCCTGAGGACAAAGCCAGGAGAGTGGGACAGAGTGTGTCACTCTGCTGCGACGCCCGAGGGAGCCCAGCTCCCGACCGCTACCTCTG GTACCACAATGGCTCACTGCTGGACCCCTCCTTGTACAAATATAAAAACAACCTGATTCTGAAGAACCTGAAGAGAGAACAGTCAGGAGAGTATTTCTGCAaggccagcagtgctggggggtCAGCAAAGTCCCAAGTTGCCAAGCTGGCTGTCATAG GAAGACAAGAGGCAGCCTGTGACTCCCAACCCCAAAGCCACCTCATCCGACTTCCTCACGATTGCTTCCAAAAAGCAACAAACTCCTTCTATTACGACGTGGGCAAGTGCCCAGCAAAGACCTGTGTGGGGAAGCTGGATAAGGGACTTCGGTGTAAGGACAATGTCTCCTACTGCTGTGGGGTATCCAAGATGGAaaccagggacatctcctgcGATGGCTACACGCTCCCCACTAAAGTCATCGTTGAATGCGGTTGCAAAATATGCACCGAGACCAAAATAATGGTTCgaggcagagccacagcagcagataatggTGAGCCACTGAGGTTTGGCCACATCTACATGGGGAACAAGAGAGTGAGTATGACTGGCTACAAGGGAACCTTCTCCATCCACGTCCCAGCAGATATGGAGAGACTGGTTCTAACTTTTGTGGACCGGCTGCAGAAGTTTGTAAACACAACAAAAGTTCTGCCCTTCAAGGAAAATGGAGGTGCTGTATTTCATGAGATCAAGCTACTGAGAAAGAAAGCCCCTGTTACACTGGAATCCACCGAAACCAATGTGATTTCTTTAGGGGAAATGGAAGAAGATGATCCAATTGCTGAATTAGAAATTCCTCCCAATGCATTTTATAGGAAAAATGGAGAGGTCTACAGTGGCAAAGTGAAAGCCAGTGTGACATTTCTGGACCCAAGAAACATCTCTACAGCCCCTGTGACACAAAGTGACCTGAACTTTGTAGATGAGGAAGGAGACGTATTTCCGCTCCGCACGTACGGCATGTTTTCTGTGGACTTCACAGATGAACGGGGCACTGAGTCCCTCAATGCAGAAAAGGTGAAGGTTCATTTGGATGCTGCTCAGGTCAAGATGCCAGAGCATGTGCAAGAGATGAAGCTTTGGTCCCTGAACCCAGAgacagggctgtgggaggaagAAGGGGACTTCAACCTTGAGAAAAGCACACGGCGCAAAAGGGAGGAGAGAACCTTTTTGGTTGGGAACATGGAGATCAAAGAAAGGCGTCTTTTTAACCTGGATGTCCCTGAGAGCAGACGGTGCTACGTCAAAGTACGAGCCTACAGAAGTGAGCGATTTCTGCAAAGTGAGCAGATCCAAGGGGTTGTGATTTCTATTATAAACTTGGAGCCAGAACCAGGGTTCTCCTCCAATCCCAGAGCATGGGGCCGTTTTGACAGCGTAGTCACTGGTCCCAATGGTGCCTGTGTGCCCGCCTTCTGCGATGAGCAAAACCCCGAAGCCTACGGAGCTTACATCTTGGCAAGCCTGGGGGGTGAAGAGCTCGaagctgtgccctctgctcccaaaCTCAACCCTGCTGCTATTGGGGTCCCACAGCCATACCTCAACAAGCTTAACTACAGGAGGACAGACCATGAGGACCCCAACATCAAGAAAACAGCATTCAGCATTAACATGGCCAAGCCAAGCCCTAATTCCCCAGAAGAGAACAATGGCCCTATTTATGCCTATGAAAACCTCAGTGAATGCGAGGAAGCTCCACACAGTGCTGCTCACTTCAGGTTTTACAGGATAGAAGGAGACCGGTATGACTTCAATACTGTTCCCTTCAATGAAGATGACCTCATGAGCTGGACTGATGACTACCTGGCATGGTGGCCCAAGCCCATGGAATTTAGAGCCTGCTacattaaagtaaaaataaacgGACCCCAAGAAGTGAATGTAAGATCTCGTAACATGGGTGGGACGCACCCACGCACCATCGGCCAGCTGTACGGCATCCGGGACGTGCGCAGCATCCGCGACCCCCAGCAGCGGGACGTGTCGGCAGCCTGCCTGGAGTTCAAGTGCAGCGGAATGCTCTTCGACCAGGACCGCGTGGACCGCACGCTCGTCAAAGTGATCCCACAAGGCAACTGCCGCCGAGTGAGCGTCAACAGCATGCTCCACGAGTACCTGGTGAACCACCTCCCCATGGCCACCAACAACGACACCAGCGAGTACACAATGCTGGCACCTCTTGACCCGCTGGGACACAACTACGGCATCTACACAGTCACTGATCAAGACCCGAGGATCGCCAAGGAAATTGCCCTGGGCAGGTGTTTTGATGGCACGTCTGATGGCACATCCAGAATCATGAAGAGCGATGTCGGCATTGGGTTGACTTTCACCTGTTCAGAGAGGAGCCCGACAGAGCAAAGCATCTTCCAGTCTCAGAGGAACTTGGGCCAGCAGTCTCCGAGGGACTCAGGCCGGCAGTCTCCGAGGGACCCGGGCCGGCAATCTCCGAGGGACCCGGGCCGGCAGTCTCCGAGGGACCCGGGCCGGCAGTCTCCGAGGGACCCGGGCCGGCAGTCTCCAAGGGACCCGGGCCGGCAGTCTCCAAGGGACCCGGGCCGGCAGTCTCCAAGGGACCCGGGCCGGCAATCTCCGAGGGACCCGGGCCGGCAATCTCCGAGGGACTGGAGCCAGCAGTCTCCGAGGGACTCGGGTCAGCAGTCTTTGGGGGACTTGGGCTGGCAGTCTCCACGGGACTCGGGCCGGCAGCCTCCGAGGGACTGGAGCCAGCAGTCCATCCTGGTTCTGCCAGGGCAAAGCCCTGTGTACCAGAGGCCACCGGCAAGCCGCCGTAACAACCAAGCCAGGATCCCGATGACGGGTCAACGTCCCACCTACTAG
- the CILP gene encoding cartilage intermediate layer protein 1 isoform X2 codes for MVTMKGWILLLLWGATSVLGQRILKPALSRIQIGQRTFSPLVMLSLESTRSSSRRGDPTFAYVRRSPLVQDSKRFLSPWSKWSECSAKCGQTGVQKRTRSCLAEPLWGVHCNEATEEGRLCIGHVCSACNITCPMGHVNADCDTCMCEDATLHGKVSLEDGSPAADARVYLQAKKLKLLTMADNRGMFRIPGVCPDGKNTLKIKKAKYATATVTVPESNRRNLAIQVQLHRSGKPYVFRSPEDKARRVGQSVSLCCDARGSPAPDRYLWYHNGSLLDPSLYKYKNNLILKNLKREQSGEYFCKASSAGGSAKSQVAKLAVIGRQEAACDSQPQSHLIRLPHDCFQKATNSFYYDVGKCPAKTCVGKLDKGLRCKDNVSYCCGVSKMETRDISCDGYTLPTKVIVECGCKICTETKIMVRGRATAADNGEPLRFGHIYMGNKRVSMTGYKGTFSIHVPADMERLVLTFVDRLQKFVNTTKVLPFKENGGAVFHEIKLLRKKAPVTLESTETNVISLGEMEEDDPIAELEIPPNAFYRKNGEVYSGKVKASVTFLDPRNISTAPVTQSDLNFVDEEGDVFPLRTYGMFSVDFTDERGTESLNAEKVKVHLDAAQVKMPEHVQEMKLWSLNPETGLWEEEGDFNLEKSTRRKREERTFLVGNMEIKERRLFNLDVPESRRCYVKVRAYRSERFLQSEQIQGVVISIINLEPEPGFSSNPRAWGRFDSVVTGPNGACVPAFCDEQNPEAYGAYILASLGGEELEAVPSAPKLNPAAIGVPQPYLNKLNYRRTDHEDPNIKKTAFSINMAKPSPNSPEENNGPIYAYENLSECEEAPHSAAHFRFYRIEGDRYDFNTVPFNEDDLMSWTDDYLAWWPKPMEFRACYIKVKINGPQEVNVRSRNMGGTHPRTIGQLYGIRDVRSIRDPQQRDVSAACLEFKCSGMLFDQDRVDRTLVKVIPQGNCRRVSVNSMLHEYLVNHLPMATNNDTSEYTMLAPLDPLGHNYGIYTVTDQDPRIAKEIALGRCFDGTSDGTSRIMKSDVGIGLTFTCSERSPTEQSIFQSQRNLGQQSPRDSGRQSPRDPGRQSPRDPGRQSPRDPGRQSPRDPGRQSPRDPGRQSPRDPGRQSPRDPGRQSPRDPGRQSPRDWSQQSPRDSGQQSLGDLGWQSPRDSGRQPPRDWSQQSILVLPGQSPVYQRPPASRRNNQARIPMTGQRPTY; via the exons ATGGTCACCATGAAAGGCTggatcctcctcctcctctggggaGCCACGTCTGTTTTAG GACAAAGGATTCTGAAACCAGCCCTCAGCAGGATCCAGATAGGACAGAGAACCTTCAGCCCGTTGGTAATGCTCAGCTTGGAGA GTACGAGGAGCAGCTCTCGCCGGGGAGACCCCACCTTCGCCTACGTCAGACGCA GTCCACTGGTGCAAGATTCAAAAAGGTTTTTGTCTCCATGGTCGAAATGGAGCGAGTGCTCAGCCAAGTGTGGCCAAACCGGGGTGCAGAAGCGCACCAGATCCTGCCTGGCCGAGCCTCTCTGGGGCGTGCACTGTAATGAAGCAACTGAGGAAGGGCGGCTCTGCATTGGACATGTTTGCTCAG CCTGCAACATCACCTGCCCCATGGGCCATGTCAACGCTGACTGTGACACTTGCATGTGTGAGGATGCCACGCTGCATGGGAAGGTGTCTCTCGAGGATGGGTCACCTGCTGCCGATGCCCGGGTCTACCTGCAAGCCAAGAAACTCAAGCTGTTGACAATGGCTGATAACAGAGGCATGTTTAGGATCCCAGGGGTTTGTCCTGATGGCAAAAACACCCTTAAAATAAAGAAAGCCAAATATGCAACAGCGACTGTCACCGTGCCCGAGAGCAACCGGAGAAACCTGGCGATCCAAGTGCAGCTGCACCGATCAG gcaAACCCTATGTTTTCAGGAGCCCTGAGGACAAAGCCAGGAGAGTGGGACAGAGTGTGTCACTCTGCTGCGACGCCCGAGGGAGCCCAGCTCCCGACCGCTACCTCTG GTACCACAATGGCTCACTGCTGGACCCCTCCTTGTACAAATATAAAAACAACCTGATTCTGAAGAACCTGAAGAGAGAACAGTCAGGAGAGTATTTCTGCAaggccagcagtgctggggggtCAGCAAAGTCCCAAGTTGCCAAGCTGGCTGTCATAG GAAGACAAGAGGCAGCCTGTGACTCCCAACCCCAAAGCCACCTCATCCGACTTCCTCACGATTGCTTCCAAAAAGCAACAAACTCCTTCTATTACGACGTGGGCAAGTGCCCAGCAAAGACCTGTGTGGGGAAGCTGGATAAGGGACTTCGGTGTAAGGACAATGTCTCCTACTGCTGTGGGGTATCCAAGATGGAaaccagggacatctcctgcGATGGCTACACGCTCCCCACTAAAGTCATCGTTGAATGCGGTTGCAAAATATGCACCGAGACCAAAATAATGGTTCgaggcagagccacagcagcagataatggTGAGCCACTGAGGTTTGGCCACATCTACATGGGGAACAAGAGAGTGAGTATGACTGGCTACAAGGGAACCTTCTCCATCCACGTCCCAGCAGATATGGAGAGACTGGTTCTAACTTTTGTGGACCGGCTGCAGAAGTTTGTAAACACAACAAAAGTTCTGCCCTTCAAGGAAAATGGAGGTGCTGTATTTCATGAGATCAAGCTACTGAGAAAGAAAGCCCCTGTTACACTGGAATCCACCGAAACCAATGTGATTTCTTTAGGGGAAATGGAAGAAGATGATCCAATTGCTGAATTAGAAATTCCTCCCAATGCATTTTATAGGAAAAATGGAGAGGTCTACAGTGGCAAAGTGAAAGCCAGTGTGACATTTCTGGACCCAAGAAACATCTCTACAGCCCCTGTGACACAAAGTGACCTGAACTTTGTAGATGAGGAAGGAGACGTATTTCCGCTCCGCACGTACGGCATGTTTTCTGTGGACTTCACAGATGAACGGGGCACTGAGTCCCTCAATGCAGAAAAGGTGAAGGTTCATTTGGATGCTGCTCAGGTCAAGATGCCAGAGCATGTGCAAGAGATGAAGCTTTGGTCCCTGAACCCAGAgacagggctgtgggaggaagAAGGGGACTTCAACCTTGAGAAAAGCACACGGCGCAAAAGGGAGGAGAGAACCTTTTTGGTTGGGAACATGGAGATCAAAGAAAGGCGTCTTTTTAACCTGGATGTCCCTGAGAGCAGACGGTGCTACGTCAAAGTACGAGCCTACAGAAGTGAGCGATTTCTGCAAAGTGAGCAGATCCAAGGGGTTGTGATTTCTATTATAAACTTGGAGCCAGAACCAGGGTTCTCCTCCAATCCCAGAGCATGGGGCCGTTTTGACAGCGTAGTCACTGGTCCCAATGGTGCCTGTGTGCCCGCCTTCTGCGATGAGCAAAACCCCGAAGCCTACGGAGCTTACATCTTGGCAAGCCTGGGGGGTGAAGAGCTCGaagctgtgccctctgctcccaaaCTCAACCCTGCTGCTATTGGGGTCCCACAGCCATACCTCAACAAGCTTAACTACAGGAGGACAGACCATGAGGACCCCAACATCAAGAAAACAGCATTCAGCATTAACATGGCCAAGCCAAGCCCTAATTCCCCAGAAGAGAACAATGGCCCTATTTATGCCTATGAAAACCTCAGTGAATGCGAGGAAGCTCCACACAGTGCTGCTCACTTCAGGTTTTACAGGATAGAAGGAGACCGGTATGACTTCAATACTGTTCCCTTCAATGAAGATGACCTCATGAGCTGGACTGATGACTACCTGGCATGGTGGCCCAAGCCCATGGAATTTAGAGCCTGCTacattaaagtaaaaataaacgGACCCCAAGAAGTGAATGTAAGATCTCGTAACATGGGTGGGACGCACCCACGCACCATCGGCCAGCTGTACGGCATCCGGGACGTGCGCAGCATCCGCGACCCCCAGCAGCGGGACGTGTCGGCAGCCTGCCTGGAGTTCAAGTGCAGCGGAATGCTCTTCGACCAGGACCGCGTGGACCGCACGCTCGTCAAAGTGATCCCACAAGGCAACTGCCGCCGAGTGAGCGTCAACAGCATGCTCCACGAGTACCTGGTGAACCACCTCCCCATGGCCACCAACAACGACACCAGCGAGTACACAATGCTGGCACCTCTTGACCCGCTGGGACACAACTACGGCATCTACACAGTCACTGATCAAGACCCGAGGATCGCCAAGGAAATTGCCCTGGGCAGGTGTTTTGATGGCACGTCTGATGGCACATCCAGAATCATGAAGAGCGATGTCGGCATTGGGTTGACTTTCACCTGTTCAGAGAGGAGCCCGACAGAGCAAAGCATCTTCCAGTCTCAGAGGAACTTGGGCCAGCAGTCTCCGAGGGACTCAGGCCGGCAGTCTCCGAGGGACCCGGGCCGGCAATCTCCGAGGGACCCGGGCCGGCAGTCTCCGAGGGACCCGGGCCGGCAGTCTCCGAGGGACCCGGGCCGGCAGTCTCCAAGGGACCCGGGCCGGCAGTCTCCAAGGGACCCGGGCCGGCAGTCTCCAAGGGACCCGGGCCGGCAATCTCCGAGGGACCCGGGCCGGCAATCTCCGAGGGACTGGAGCCAGCAGTCTCCGAGGGACTCGGGTCAGCAGTCTTTGGGGGACTTGGGCTGGCAGTCTCCACGGGACTCGGGCCGGCAGCCTCCGAGGGACTGGAGCCAGCAGTCCATCCTGGTTCTGCCAGGGCAAAGCCCTGTGTACCAGAGGCCACCGGCAAGCCGCCGTAACAACCAAGCCAGGATCCCGATGACGGGTCAACGTCCCACCTACTAG